The DNA sequence GGCTGACTGTACATTCTCacctctaagataaaacaactctccaACGGTATACCCATTGGATATAGGTGTCTCTTTGTATGGGATGAGGaaccccacacacacatgacaagggagagtgtCCCTCTAAAGGGTTTGCACCTTTAACAAACATTCTCATATATAtgtccaagttttctttcatctctaaccaacgtgggactaaactttgtgaGAAGTTTTAGCTCATTACAACTCCACAAGTgctaaaacaaaatagaaaaaacaatCTTGGGAGGGAAAgctgaaatttcaaaaggaccatttgaaaagacaaatttaaccatagtttgaaacttaaattccaacagTAACAGGATGTGCTTCATAAGTGGCTGTTGAGGTATTTGACAATTGGATTGTTGATGACCTTGTAAGCTTTCTCTGTGGGATGGTAACTGTCCCAGAATATGTACTTGGAGGTGTCTGAACATGTAAATGGGTTTCCATCGCACAGCATATTTGCTGCTTCTATTTCTCCAGTGCCACAGCATCCTTTAGTTGCCACTTCAAATCCTGTGGAAAACAGTAATTATCAGCTCATCCGGCCGGCATCCATTAATCCGAAATAATTGAGGCCATGCCATTAGTGGTGATTACCATATGTGTAAGGATTTTGGATGAGATCAAGCACAGGTTTGTAGATATCGATGTAGAGTAATGTCGATTGTGGGAGCTTATTATTTAGCAAATTTAGTTGGGAGGACAGCTTAGAGTTGAAGTGCATGGCTACTTTGTTGTAATTTTCTACACATAATCTATCTTTTCCCCCTCCTAATGTTCTCTGGGATGGCACACATCCAATTGGTGGGAGGCTAATAACAGCAATCTTTCGTGCTCCTACTCTGTACAGTTCCtgccagaagaagaagaagctgatgGTGAGAAGAGATCTCTCAGTACTTACAGTGTAGCAGTTCTTAAATAATTACTACTCTGTTACTCTGTTACCTGAATGAAAGTAGAAGCAAATTGGAGCATAAGATCAGTGTAAGAGGATATGTTGTAGTGCAGTTTCCTAAGAGGAGTAGGGAAGTAAGTAGTTGAAATGTCATTGGTCCCTGTACACACCACATATAGGCTTTCTGATACAATTCTCCTGCTTTTCTCCTCACCAATCCCACTCTTCACCTTCTCTACATAATCTTCAAACATCTTGAACTGCGCCTTTAATGGCATAGCCGTCTGGTCATCAtttcataaatagaagaaagaaacagaatcagaatacatatatatatatatatatgtagaggAATGCATATGCCTAAAGGAGATCAAAATGACTGTTTTAACTTTGTACCGCTACATTCGATGTGAGAGGATCATAACCTCCACCACCTGAGGCAAAGTTTACGCCAGTGAGGAGGTCTTGCAGGTTG is a window from the Macadamia integrifolia cultivar HAES 741 chromosome 5, SCU_Mint_v3, whole genome shotgun sequence genome containing:
- the LOC122078747 gene encoding GDSL esterase/lipase At3g14820-like, with translation MVHGHGHHLYMPPANPCNLHISLRMEMQQPSLNLALLLSLLASLISQIIQKGIAAPSNSTVPAILVFGDSIVDTGNNNYIPSVAKCNFPPYGRDFMGGIPTGRFSNGKVPSDLIAEGLGIKELLPPYLDPTLNLQDLLTGVNFASGGGGYDPLTSNVATAMPLKAQFKMFEDYVEKVKSGIGEEKSRRIVSESLYVVCTGTNDISTTYFPTPLRKLHYNISSYTDLMLQFASTFIQELYRVGARKIAVISLPPIGCVPSQRTLGGGKDRLCVENYNKVAMHFNSKLSSQLNLLNNKLPQSTLLYIDIYKPVLDLIQNPYTYGFEVATKGCCGTGEIEAANMLCDGNPFTCSDTSKYIFWDSYHPTEKAYKVINNPIVKYLNSHL